caacagcatctgcagtccttttcagtctctgaatcagatttttgctcaggtccctcaatttcagccagaaaatacctgaaatcacagaaaaacacacaaactcatagtaaagtccagaaaagtgaattttaactaaaaactaataaaaatatactaaaaactaactaaaagatactaaaaacatactaaaaacaatgccaaaaagcgtacaaattatccgctcatcagtactACTGAGTCCCAGAACTAGAACCACCACCAGCCCCCAGCTGAGTTACTCGCTGCAATGTCATCGTCACTATCATCATCAATGAGGTCAGGCTCCACATCATCATCGCCATTATCATCCAGCAATGCATCACCGATCCCAGTCGATGTCCCACACTGTAAAAAAAATCGGCACCCTCTCCACGATACCAACCTCTCCGCCACCATTGCAGTTGAGATCAACGGCGAACGATGGGGATGCGACAGGCTCGTCCCTAGGTGCATTCACGGGCACGGACGAACATGCACCAACGGGTCTCGAGCTAGAACCGGCTACGGTGCCTAGAGTTTGGGTATTCCGATTCGAACCTCCCGAGCTAGATACCACATCAACCAACTTTGTCAACAACTCAGGTGTCCTGGCCTTGGGAAACTGGCGACAACAATGGAACAGGACTTGCAAATCCTCGTCACTCCCTATAACGAAAGAATCGTACTTCACGTCATCTCTAAGCACTGAGATCAGAATGTGATAGAATAGCTTCTGAGCCTGTTTCACGCCTTGCAGCCCAAGTTTCTGTATTATAGAATTCAAAAAGTCATCGAATCTCGTCGTTGATCTCATAAAAATACTCAAAGGATCTTTATCAGTAAACTTCTCACCGGAGCGTGTCTTTCTCTTAATCGACCCTCTATAATGCACCAACACTATAAAACTCTCTTCACTAGGCATTTGGTCTCACACAAATTGACTCAATTCACGTTCACACCATATTTATACACGTTTGGGGCTTCTTAATTCGAAACAAccattttcaaattaaatacaCACAATTCGAATCAGCTAGATTCGAACTATAATTCGAATTCCTCACCATATAATTCGAATAAGGTAGATTAGAAATCCCCATGCATAATTCGAATTAGGGTGATTTGAACTACTAAGATTGCAAACTCCCTTACTAATTCGAATCgggttgattcgaattactaaaCTTCTTAGTTCGAatggtgtaacaccctaatattcaaatccttatgctcgagtcataagtcaatgatattacggtggtacgactctcaggtggatttttaatatataaacataggtaatttcgaaaggagtattaatcgagaagcctgaaaagagtagaaataaaatcgcgaagacgtatcgcTCACGattcgacaacgaaaagataaaacgtgaagccgaaagcgatatatggacaaggcataaaggagattaagagatagataacagatagatatatataacataagtaaatagccactagtcgcgacccgcgaagtttaggccggctagggtacagtatgaaagtaactgacaacagtacatcctattctctcccaaaggaaacataagagcctctataggcaagttccaaaagagttcaacacataatataatatcctcaaaacaaaggtggagagattctaagcaaaaacACAAAGtggagaaaataaagatcttcgacggctctcagacgaaccacagctcacttatgagcacctggacctgtatctgaaaaacaagagatatatacggaatgagaaccccgagcccatgggttcccagtacggtaaaaatgccaaataaatacaatgcactgcaataaaaactcactaagcatcctaaactccttttcaccaagtatccagcctagattctcactaatccataaataggcatctgNNNNNNNNNNNNNNNNNNNNNNNNNNNNNNNNNNNNNNNNNNNNNNNNNNNNNNNNNNNNNNNNNNNNNNNNNNNNNNNNNNNNNNNNNNNNNNNNNNNNNNNNNNNNNNNNNNNNNNNNNNNNNNNNNNNNNNNNNNNNNNNNNNNNNNNNNNNNNNNNNNNNNNNNNNNNNNNNNNNNNNNNNNNNNNNNNNNNNNNNNNNNNNNNNNNNNNNNNNNNNNNNNNNNNNNNNNNNNNNNNNNNNNNNNNNNNNNNNNNNNNNNNNNNNNNNNNNNNNNNNNNNNNNNNNNNNNNNNNNNNNNNNNNNNNNNNNNNNNNNNNNNNNNNNNNNNNNNNNNNNNNNNNNNNNNNNNNNNNNNNNNNNNNNNNNNNNNNNNNNNNNNNNNNNNNNNNNNNNNNNNNNNNNNNNNNNNNNNNNNNNNNNNNNNNNNNNNNNNNNNNNNNNNNNNNNNNNNNNNNNNNNNNNNNNNNNNNNNNNNNNNNNNNNNNNNNNNNNNNNNNNNNNNNNNNNNNNNNNNNNNNNNNNNNNNNNNNNNNNNNNNNNNNNNNNNNNNNNNNNNNNNNNNNNNNNNNNNNNNNNNNggacgaaccacaacccttgctactgcccaggtatctcaaacatatattcattcaatctcaattcatattatcaatcctcattgttatcaaatttcaaacattaacctggagcaagtgggacgaaccacaacccttactactacccaggtatcacaaatacattcattcaaaactccataattaactcatttatcataaacatccttctccgtctcatacccggagcaagtggacaacgccactgcctactacccggggttacacaCACATTTCAATATCTTCCactattatccatttaacacattcattcattaatcatata
The Arachis duranensis cultivar V14167 chromosome 5, aradu.V14167.gnm2.J7QH, whole genome shotgun sequence genome window above contains:
- the LOC107490090 gene encoding uncharacterized protein LOC107490090; amino-acid sequence: MPSEESFIVLVHYRGSIKRKTRSGEKFTDKDPLSIFMRSTTRFDDFLNSIIQKLGLQGVKQAQKLFYHILISVLRDDVKYDSFVIGSDEDLQVLFHCCRQFPKARTPELLTKLVDVVSSSGGSNRNTQTLGTVAGSSSRPVGACSSVPVNAPRDEPVASPSFAVDLNCNGGGECGTSTGIGDALLDDNGDDDVEPDLIDDDSDDDIAASNSAGGWWWF